The DNA region GATTTCCTTCCAGCTCATTTGCTGCACATTGAACATCTTCAATAATTTCTCTGAAGAGAAAGGCATGAACGGTTCGCAAACCTGCGCTAATCCCACCGCAATCTGTGCCGCGACGAACAGTGAGTTTGCTGCTTTTTCGCGCTGATCTTTGATGGTTTTCCAAGGTTCTTCGGTTTGAAGATACTGGTTCCCGAATCGTGCGAGATTCATTAATGAAGACAACGCGTTTCGGAATTCGAAGTTTTCGAGGAAGTCCTCGATTTCTTTTGCAGACTTGGAAACTTCATCGAGCTCATCGGAATTTTCGTTACCTGCTGGAACAATTCCGTCATAATATTTATGAATTAAAACCGCAACTCTATTGATAAAATTACCGAATATCCCAACCAACTCCGAATTGTTTTTGGTTTGAAAATCCTTCCAGGTGAAGTTGTTGTCCTTGGTTTCGGGAGCGGATGAAAGCAACGCGTACCTCAATACATCCTGTTGTCCAGGGAATTCTTCCACATATTCGTGTGCCCAAACTGCCCAGTTTCGGGAAGTCGAGATTTTGTCGTTTTCTAAATTTAAGAATTCAAAGGCGGGAACATTCTTCGGCATCACGTAATCTCCGTGCGCCTTCATCATCGCTGGGAAAATAATGCAGTGGAAAACGATATTGTCTTTCCCGATGAAATGAATGAGGTCCGAGTTTTCGTTCTGCCAAAAATCTTTCCATTTTTTTCCATTCTTTTCCGCCCATTCCTGGGTGAAGGAAATGTAACCGATCGGTGCATCAAACCACACGTAAAGCACTTTTCCATCTGCATCCGGAAGCGGAACCGGAACTCCCCAGTTCAAATCTCTGGTCATCGCTCTGGGTTTGAGACCGTCGTTCAGCCACGATTTTACCTGTCCGTAAACATTGGGTTTCCAGTCGTCTTTATGGCCTTCAATAATCCATTCGTTTAAGAAATCCTCATATTCATTTAATGGAAGATACCAGTTTTTGGTTTCCCTCAAAATAGGAACATTTCCGCTCAGCATCGATTTGGGGTTGATAAGTTCGGATGGCGAAAGTGTGGAGCCACATTTTTCGCACTGGTCTCCGTACGCATTTTCGTTGCCGCAGTTCGGGCAGGTTCCAACGATATAACGGTCGGCAAGGAATTCATTGGCTTGCTCATCGAAATACTGCTCGGAAACTTCTTCGGTAAACTTACTTTTATTATATAGTGTAGTGAAAAAATCTTGGCTTACTTCGTAATGTTTCTTGGAAGTGGTCCTGGAATATTCGTCAAAGGAAATTCCTAAATCGCTGAAAGATTTCTTGATGATTTTGTGGTATTTATCGACGATATCCTGCGGAGTCACTCCCTCTTTCTTAGCGCGGATCGTGATGGGAATACCGTGTTCATCGGAACCGCAGATAAACGCCACCTCTTTTCCCAATCTTCTCTGAAATCTCGCGTACACATCGGCGGGAACGTAAACTCCGGCTAAATGCCCTATATGAACCGGTCCGTTTGCGTAAGGCAAAGCTGCCGTGATCATCTTTCTTTCTGACATAGTTTATTGTAAATTTTTGCAAAGATAACGCATCTTCATTTTAATTAAAAGTAAATTAGGCATTAACAAAATATGAACATTTTTTTTGAATTATTCACAAAAATCGATTTTCATGACGAAAATACGCTAAACAGCTGTTTAACTTTTTCTTAATTAATTATAGTCTCCAAATGAGAAAATATTAATTTAGTACCTTGAAAAACAGCTATTTGACAATAATAACACCGATAATATATGACAATTCTCATTAAAAAATAAGAATTTATTAAAAAATTTTAAATGATTGTTTTTTTGATTAAATTGCAACACTTCATTGAGTGAAGTAGTTATGTATTAAATATTAATCCTTAAATTTTATTTTTGTGAGAAACTATACTAAAGTTTTGAAAATTGCTCCCGCCTTTTTACTGGCTGGAACAATGATGCATGCACAAACCAAAGACTCAATTAAGACCGCTGATATTGAGCAGGTTGTATTGATTGGTTACGGTAAGCAGAAGAAAACCGATGTTACGGGTTCTGTTTCTTCTATCTCATCGAAAGATTTCAA from Chryseobacterium suipulveris includes:
- the metG gene encoding methionine--tRNA ligase is translated as MSERKMITAALPYANGPVHIGHLAGVYVPADVYARFQRRLGKEVAFICGSDEHGIPITIRAKKEGVTPQDIVDKYHKIIKKSFSDLGISFDEYSRTTSKKHYEVSQDFFTTLYNKSKFTEEVSEQYFDEQANEFLADRYIVGTCPNCGNENAYGDQCEKCGSTLSPSELINPKSMLSGNVPILRETKNWYLPLNEYEDFLNEWIIEGHKDDWKPNVYGQVKSWLNDGLKPRAMTRDLNWGVPVPLPDADGKVLYVWFDAPIGYISFTQEWAEKNGKKWKDFWQNENSDLIHFIGKDNIVFHCIIFPAMMKAHGDYVMPKNVPAFEFLNLENDKISTSRNWAVWAHEYVEEFPGQQDVLRYALLSSAPETKDNNFTWKDFQTKNNSELVGIFGNFINRVAVLIHKYYDGIVPAGNENSDELDEVSKSAKEIEDFLENFEFRNALSSLMNLARFGNQYLQTEEPWKTIKDQREKAANSLFVAAQIAVGLAQVCEPFMPFSSEKLLKMFNVQQMSWKEIENEKILVKTGHQINPAELLFSKIEDETIDFQIQKLENTKQSNKKTNPNANPMKDEITFDDFTKIDLRTATILEAEKVEKADKLLKFKVDTGVDVRTVVSGIAESFTPEECIGKQVMILLNLAPRKIRGIESQGMLLLTTKPDGKLAFVTPDEKVENGIEIG